The DNA region AGCACTCATGCTTGCTCGCAGCGCCGTGCCGGCAGCCAGGCTGCCCGAATATTACCTTAGCTGGGGCCGGCAAGAGAGGGTAGGGCTCAACTTTTGCCGCTCAGGCGGCGGTAAGCTGTGACCAACCCGTCGCGATCGCCAACGTTGCCCGGAAACAAAACGACGGGCAAATTGGGGAATTGCGGGTGGGTTTCGGGGGCGCGCACCACCGAACAGCCGGGTAGGATTTGCCCCAACAGCCGGGCAGACTGCAAGTTGAGGCCCGTACTGAGGACATCGTTGGAGGTGATGCCGCCTTTGCTAATTAAAAAGCCAATCTCGGCCGGTAGCCCGCGGACGATATCCATCAGCAGCGAGGACACGGCAGTCCCGAACTCTAGCCGCTTTTGGTTGCTGGCAAAGGTTACCTCTTCCCGGCTAGTGTAGATCACCGGCGTTCGCCCGCCTTCGTGTGCATCGCTGACTTGTTGCAGCGTTCCCTCGCGCAAGGCCTCGTGGGCATCCGATTCGTCCCGCAAGCGCTTGACATCAACTTCGACGCTTGCCACATCCGGCTCGGCCAAAAGCTGCTCCAGCTGCTGGGTTGTCTTTTGCACGTGCGAGCCCACCAGCACCACGCCGGGCTGGGCCGTGGCGGCGTAAGCGGCCATGTTCTCAGCGGCGATGGGTTGCGGCCCCAACTGCGCCAGCGAGGTTAGCAAGCTCGCGGCGCTGCGGAACAAAAAGCGCTTGCCCTCGCCAGCCGCAGCCAGGATGTCGCTGGCCAAGTGATCGAGATCGGATTGGCGCTCGGCATCGACGGCCACGCAGCGATTGCCCGCCAGCTGCGTCAGGCGATCACGCACCCCCACTCGCACAT from Cyanobacteria bacterium QS_8_64_29 includes:
- a CDS encoding Hrp-dependent type III effector protein, with translation MPAQPQIVVLDDDPTGSQTVHSCLLLMRWDVETLRIGLADNAPIFFVLTNTRALSAEQAEARTREVCQNLKQALATEGVDDFLVVSRSDSTLRGHYPLETDIIAEELGPFDAHFMIPAFFEGGRFTRDSVHYLMADGVETPVHETEFARDTVFGFSHSYLPAYVEEKTRGQIPADRVERLTLSDVRVGVRDRLTQLAGNRCVAVDAERQSDLDHLASDILAAAGEGKRFLFRSAASLLTSLAQLGPQPIAAENMAAYAATAQPGVVLVGSHVQKTTQQLEQLLAEPDVASVEVDVKRLRDESDAHEALREGTLQQVSDAHEGGRTPVIYTSREEVTFASNQKRLEFGTAVSSLLMDIVRGLPAEIGFLISKGGITSNDVLSTGLNLQSARLLGQILPGCSVVRAPETHPQFPNLPVVLFPGNVGDRDGLVTAYRRLSGKS